CGTCGCCTCCGGGGAGAAGCTGTCGTTCACGCAGGACGACGTGCGGTTCACCGGGAGTGCGATCGAGTGCCGGGTCTACGCCGAGGACGCCTACCACGGCTTCATCCCCGCCGTCGGTCCGCTGCGACTGGTCCGCTTCCCGTCGGGCCCGGGGGTGCGGGTCGACCACGGGGTGCGTCAGGGCGACGAGGTGACCTCGGCGTTCGATCCGATGATCGCCAAGGTCGTCGGGTACGGCGCGACGCGCGCCGAGGCGATCACGAACACCTCCCGGGCCCTGCGCGAGACCGTGCTGCTGGGCACCATCACGAACACGGCGTTCCTCGCCGACGTCGTCGAGCACCCGGCCTTCGCCGCGGGTGAGACGCACACGAGCTTCCTCGACGAACATCCCGGCCTGACCGAGCCGGTCAGGGCCGACGCCGACGCCGAGCGGCTGCTCGTCGCGGCGGCGGCGCTGCACAGCCCGCGTTTCGACACGCGTCACGACGTGCCTGCCGCGCACGCGTCCGCCGGGGAGTGGCGACCATGAGCCTGCTCGTCGCCCTCGACGGGGCGGAACCGCGCGAGGTCCGGATGACCCGCAGCGGCGAGACCGCCACGCTGTGGATCGACGGCGTCTCCTGCGCGGCCCGCGTCGGGTCCGGCAACGGGGCCGTCCAGCTGACCGTCGAGGGGAGGACCGAGAGCGTCTGGGTGGTGACCGAGCGCGACCAGGTCCACGTGCACGCCTTCGGGCGGTCCTGGACCCTCGAGGTCACCGACCCGGTGGAGCGGTCCCTGCGAGCCGTACAGGGGTCCGACGCCGCGACCGCTCCCATGCCGGGGGTCCTGGTGTCCCTGTCGGTGCAGCCGGGCGACGACGTCGTGGCCGGTCAGCAGCTCGCGGTCATCGAGAGCATGAAGCTGCACAGCGAGATCACCGCGTGGCGGGACGGCCGCGTCGCCCGGGTCATGGTCGAGGTCGGCGACAGCTTCGGCCAGGGCGCGCCCCTGGTCGCGCTCGAACCCCTGGAGAACGACGACGATCCGGAAGGGGGCCCGGCATGAGGCGCATCGTCTCGCAGGTCGACACGAGCTCGGACGTCTACCGCACCAACCGCGAGCACAACCTGGGGCTGGCGAAGCAGCTGCAGGACGCGCTGTACGTGGCCCGCGAGCAACGTCCGCAGCGGGCACTGGACCGCCTCGCGGAGCAGAACAAGCTGACCGTCCGGGTGCGCCTGCGGCTGCTGCTGGACCCGGGCACGCCGTTCCTGGAGCTCTCTCCGCTGGCCGCCTCGCAGGCCTACGGCGGCGACGCCCCGCAGGGGCTGATCGTGACCGGGATCGGGATCGTCAACGGCCGTGAGGTGATGGTGGTCGCGGGGGACAGCTCGCTCAAGGGCGGTTCCTGGTACCCGCTGTCCACGAAGAAGATCATCCGTGCACTGGACATCGCCAGGGAGAACCGCCTGCCGGTCGTGCACCTGATCGACTCGGGCGGCGCCTACCTGCCCCTGCAGGACGAGCTGTACGCACTCGGCGGCTACACCTTCCACAACCAGTGCCTGCTGTCGGGCCTGGGGATCCCCCAGGTCGCCGTCGTGCTGGGGCACTGCACGGCGGGCGGGGCGTACATGCCCACCCTGTGCGACCAGACGATCATGGTCCGGGGCAGCGGATACGTGTTCCTCGGCGGCCCACCCCTGGTCAAGGCGGCCACCGGGGAGGAGGTCTCCGCGGAGGAGCTGGGCGGGGCGGACATGCACACCTCGGTCTCCGGCGTGGCGGACTACGCGGTGGACACCGAGGAGGAGGCCATCGCGCTGGCGCGCGAGGTCGTGGGGACCTGGGCCAAGCCCGACAAGGCGCGCGCGGACATCCGCACGCCGGAGGATCCGTTCTACGACCCGGAGGAGCTGTACGGGATCATCCCGGACGACATCAAGAAGCAGTTCGACATGCGCGAGGTGATCGCCCGCGTCGTCGACGGCAGCATGTTCCTCGAGTTCAAGCCCGACTACGGGGACACCCTCGTCACCGGCTGGGCCCACATCTGGGGCATCAAGGTCGGGATCCTCGGCAACAACGGCGTGCTGTTCAGCGAGGCGGCCAACAAGGCGACGCAGTTCATGCAGCTCTGCGACCGGGACGGCGTCCCGCTGTTGTTCCTGCACAACGTCACCGGCTTCATGGTGGGCCGGGAGTACGAGCGCCGCGGCATCACCAAGGACGGCGCCAAGATGCTGATGGTGCAGGCGAACGTCACCGTCCCGAAGATCTCGTTGCTGGTGAACGCCTCGCAGGGAGCGGGGAACTACGCGATGGCCGGCCGTGCCTGGAGTCCGCGGTTCCTCTTCTCCTGGCCCAACTCCCGCTCCGCCACGATGGGCGCGGACCAGGCCGTCAAGACCCTGACCCAGGTACGCGTCGCGAGCCTGAAACGGCAGGGACGCGAGCCCGCCCCCGACGAGCTGGCCGCGATCCAGAGCGAGGTCGGCGAGTACTTCGACCGCACCTCCAGCCCGTTCCACCTCACCTCGGAGATCCGGGACGACGGGCTCATCGACCCGACCGACACGCGCAACACGCTCGGCATGGCGCTGTCCGCATCGCTGTGCGCGCCGATCGTCCGGACGCCCGGTGGCGTCCTCCGCATCTAGACCTCTCGACGGGAGTCAGCCCCATGTCCGACGGCACCGAAGCCGTTCTCTACGAGGTCCGCGAACAGGTCGCCTGGATCACGATCAACCGGCCCGAGGCCCGCAACGCCCTGAACGAGGCGGCACGCGACGGCATCCGCGCGGCGTTCGTGCGGTTCAACGCCGACGACGACGCGGCCGTCGCCGTCCTGACCGGCGCCGGCGACAAGGCGTTCTGCGCAGGGGGCGACCTCAAGGAGATGGCCGACACCTCGCTGCGCATCCCGCCGCGGGACTTCATGGTCTACCTGGGGCGCACGCTCAAGGTCGACAAGCCGGTGATCGCCGCCGTCAACGGTGTCGCCTACGCGGGCGGGTTCCTGCTCGCCCAGCAGGTCGACCTGGTCGTCGCCGCCGAGCACGCGAGGTTCGCGATCACCGAGTCCAAGGTCGGCCGCGGGTCGCCGTGGGCCGCCCCGCTGTCCTGGCTGATGCCGCCGCGGGTGGCGATGGAGCTGCTGATGACCGGCGACCCCATCAGCGCGCAGCGCGCCTACGAGCTCGGCCTCGTCAACAAGGTCGTCCCGGCCGCGGACCTGGTCGTCGAGACCCAGAAGCTCGCCGCCACCATCGCCGCCAACGCCCCGCTGTCGGTGCGGGCGGCCAAGGCGCTGGTGTACGCGTCGGCCGAGATGGGCTGGACCGCGGCGCTGGACA
This sequence is a window from Pseudonocardia petroleophila. Protein-coding genes within it:
- a CDS encoding biotin/lipoyl-containing protein encodes the protein MSLLVALDGAEPREVRMTRSGETATLWIDGVSCAARVGSGNGAVQLTVEGRTESVWVVTERDQVHVHAFGRSWTLEVTDPVERSLRAVQGSDAATAPMPGVLVSLSVQPGDDVVAGQQLAVIESMKLHSEITAWRDGRVARVMVEVGDSFGQGAPLVALEPLENDDDPEGGPA
- a CDS encoding acyl-CoA carboxylase subunit beta, with amino-acid sequence MRRIVSQVDTSSDVYRTNREHNLGLAKQLQDALYVAREQRPQRALDRLAEQNKLTVRVRLRLLLDPGTPFLELSPLAASQAYGGDAPQGLIVTGIGIVNGREVMVVAGDSSLKGGSWYPLSTKKIIRALDIARENRLPVVHLIDSGGAYLPLQDELYALGGYTFHNQCLLSGLGIPQVAVVLGHCTAGGAYMPTLCDQTIMVRGSGYVFLGGPPLVKAATGEEVSAEELGGADMHTSVSGVADYAVDTEEEAIALAREVVGTWAKPDKARADIRTPEDPFYDPEELYGIIPDDIKKQFDMREVIARVVDGSMFLEFKPDYGDTLVTGWAHIWGIKVGILGNNGVLFSEAANKATQFMQLCDRDGVPLLFLHNVTGFMVGREYERRGITKDGAKMLMVQANVTVPKISLLVNASQGAGNYAMAGRAWSPRFLFSWPNSRSATMGADQAVKTLTQVRVASLKRQGREPAPDELAAIQSEVGEYFDRTSSPFHLTSEIRDDGLIDPTDTRNTLGMALSASLCAPIVRTPGGVLRI
- a CDS encoding enoyl-CoA hydratase/isomerase family protein; the encoded protein is MSDGTEAVLYEVREQVAWITINRPEARNALNEAARDGIRAAFVRFNADDDAAVAVLTGAGDKAFCAGGDLKEMADTSLRIPPRDFMVYLGRTLKVDKPVIAAVNGVAYAGGFLLAQQVDLVVAAEHARFAITESKVGRGSPWAAPLSWLMPPRVAMELLMTGDPISAQRAYELGLVNKVVPAADLVVETQKLAATIAANAPLSVRAAKALVYASAEMGWTAALDTGDRIYEKVYLSEDGQEGPAAFTEKRAPVWKGR